One genomic region from Desulfobacterales bacterium encodes:
- a CDS encoding DASS family sodium-coupled anion symporter has product MFLKSKGFQLFIALSLGIIVLLLPRPVGTKFRITGDPGQVLFENIRQHFSLLTVEKDPAKGYIVEALNPDSSGSNEELLRSKTAELKIKGLAYDYINGLSPKAKRFLAVLAVLIFLFISEPIPLEITAICIGVFLVVMQISNVKDAWAPYMHPVVVFIMSCLIFAIALDKVDLTKRFGYFIIKKAGTSVVRFTFILSIGLGYASAFMHDAAAAAIGIVTMLPLMRAAGIEPHTNTAKFMMLSLPFACSSGGMGSLVGGGRCMVSAAFLKEFTGIEITFFDWMKYAMPAALLTVPAAVAIVYFVFRPDPKYKLPKFDEELGPWTPMEIKTVSIIGMTFLLWLTKGYHGIDYSITGMLGLTALVLFNILKWEDIHTNLEWGTALFIFGGGISLGLAMDSSGAAAYFAYLFFPYVQGGGWLLLFIGVGVFGALVTNAMANVAAAALILPIVIPMAQLEGVNPTILALCLGMATSFAMLLVIGCPPNAIAYSYRYFKSSDLTKAGLVATPLLLGILILVAGVWWKILGLV; this is encoded by the coding sequence ATGTTTTTAAAGTCAAAAGGATTCCAACTCTTTATCGCGCTTTCACTCGGTATCATCGTGCTGCTGCTGCCCCGTCCGGTGGGTACAAAATTCAGGATCACCGGAGATCCGGGCCAGGTACTATTTGAAAACATCCGTCAGCATTTCAGCCTTTTGACCGTTGAAAAAGATCCGGCCAAGGGGTATATCGTCGAAGCTTTAAATCCGGATTCATCCGGATCAAACGAAGAACTGCTGCGCTCAAAGACCGCCGAGCTTAAAATAAAAGGCCTTGCATATGATTACATCAACGGGCTTTCTCCCAAGGCCAAGCGGTTCCTGGCCGTTCTGGCCGTACTGATCTTTCTTTTTATTTCCGAACCGATCCCCCTTGAAATCACCGCCATCTGTATCGGCGTCTTTTTGGTCGTCATGCAAATCAGCAATGTCAAGGACGCCTGGGCGCCGTATATGCACCCGGTGGTTGTCTTTATCATGAGCTGTTTGATCTTCGCCATCGCGCTGGACAAGGTCGATCTCACCAAAAGATTTGGATATTTTATCATCAAGAAAGCCGGAACCAGCGTCGTGCGCTTTACATTTATTCTCTCCATCGGTTTGGGTTATGCATCGGCTTTTATGCACGATGCCGCCGCCGCTGCCATCGGCATCGTGACCATGCTGCCCCTCATGCGAGCCGCCGGGATCGAGCCCCATACCAACACGGCAAAGTTTATGATGCTCTCCCTCCCCTTTGCATGCTCCAGCGGCGGCATGGGAAGCCTGGTGGGAGGCGGCCGCTGTATGGTGTCGGCAGCGTTTCTCAAGGAATTCACAGGAATAGAGATCACATTTTTTGACTGGATGAAGTATGCCATGCCGGCAGCCCTGTTGACCGTACCCGCGGCCGTGGCAATCGTTTATTTTGTCTTCCGACCCGATCCCAAGTACAAACTTCCCAAATTCGACGAAGAACTTGGCCCCTGGACGCCTATGGAGATAAAAACGGTGAGTATTATTGGAATGACCTTCCTGCTGTGGCTGACCAAAGGGTATCACGGCATCGATTATTCCATCACCGGCATGCTGGGCCTTACGGCCCTGGTCCTTTTCAACATCTTAAAATGGGAGGATATTCACACCAACCTGGAGTGGGGAACCGCCCTGTTTATTTTCGGCGGCGGCATTTCCCTGGGGCTTGCCATGGATTCCTCGGGAGCGGCCGCTTATTTCGCCTACCTCTTTTTTCCTTATGTCCAGGGAGGCGGCTGGCTCCTTCTGTTCATCGGCGTCGGTGTCTTCGGCGCCCTGGTGACCAACGCCATGGCAAATGTGGCGGCGGCCGCCCTGATTCTTCCCATCGTCATCCCCATGGCGCAGCTAGAAGGGGTCAATCCCACCATTCTGGCGCTTTGTCTGGGAATGGCGACCTCTTTTGCCATGCTCCTGGTGATCGGATGTCCGCCCAATGCCATCGCTT
- a CDS encoding response regulator, with amino-acid sequence MSPDKPHLISTEPIRLLLVDDEKGYVNVLSNRLSRRNMLVTKTYSGEEAIQVVRSSDFDVAVLDLKMEGMDGIEVLKILKKMDPNLVVIMLTGHGSEEAAREGVAAGAFDYLTKPCELDDLLAKIQAAYRSRKSEEGGNKGPVAGDKGSGV; translated from the coding sequence ATGTCCCCAGATAAACCGCATCTTATCTCAACAGAACCGATCAGACTGCTGCTGGTGGACGATGAAAAGGGCTATGTCAACGTGCTCAGCAACCGCCTGTCACGTCGCAATATGCTTGTCACCAAAACCTATAGCGGCGAGGAAGCCATTCAGGTTGTTCGCAGCAGTGACTTTGACGTTGCTGTTCTGGACCTGAAAATGGAGGGCATGGACGGTATTGAAGTTTTGAAGATTTTGAAAAAAATGGATCCGAATCTGGTGGTGATCATGCTGACCGGACATGGCTCCGAAGAAGCCGCCCGGGAAGGAGTTGCCGCCGGCGCCTTTGACTATCTGACCAAACCCTGCGAACTGGATGACCTGCTGGCCAAGATCCAGGCAGCTTACAGGAGCCGGAAATCGGAGGAAGGCGGGAATAAGGGACCAGTGGCCGGGGACAAGGGATCGGGGGTTTGA